The Arthrobacter sp. OAP107 DNA segment GGACAGGCCACAATTTCGCCTGGTCGGACAGCCGCGCGGGAACTTATACCCGTCTGACCAGGACGCTTACGGTCCCCCTTGGCGGGGCGAAGCTCTCTTTCTGGCTTAACCGGACCATCGAATTCGGGCGCGATTTTGCCGTGGTGGAAGCGCGTACCGCCGGCGCGCAGGACTGGACGACCCTCCGGGAAGCGAACGGCCACACTTCCGCCGAAAGCGGTCCCGGCTGCCAGCAGCTGCTGGCCATTCATCCCTTCCTCGGCCACTACCTGACGGCCGGCCGCAACGGCTCATGCAGCCCGCGTGGAACCTCTGGAACGTGGTGGGCAGCCACCGGACCCAGCCAGGGATGGGAGCAGTGGGGATTCGACCTCTCAAAGTTCGCCGGGAAGGCCGTTGAACTTTCCATGACCTACGTCACCGACAATGTCGTCGCGCTGGACGGGGTGTCGCTTGACGACGTCACTGTATCAACAGGGGAAGGCACCACCTCGTTCGAGGATGACGGCAACACGACGGACGGCTGGTCAGCTTCCGGTCCGCCGGCTGGGAGCCCACGGAATGACGCAAAGTGGAGCGCGGACAGCTCTGGGCCACCCTCCACCGGTGACCGTGTGCAGGCGTCGTTCAACAGGCAGCCGGAAATTATCAGGTTCCTGTCCGATATCTTCGGCCCGTACCCGTTCAGCGCCGCCGGTGGAATCGTCGACGACCTGAAGAACCTCGGCTTCGCGCTGGAGAACCAAACAAGGCCGATCTACTCCAGACTCTTCTTCACCAGCCCTGAATCGGGCGATTCAGTGGTGGTTCATGAACTGGCGCACCAGTGGGTGGGCGACGATATGGCCGTCGGCCGCTGGCAGGACATCTGGTTGAATGAGGGGTTCGCGACCTACGCCGAGTGGCTCTGGAGCGAAAGCGAGGGGCGGGAAACCCCTCAACAGCTGTTCGACTTTTATGCCGCAGCGATTCCTGCCCAGGCGCCGTTCTGGACAGTGAAGATCGGCGACCCGGGAACGGCAGCCCTCTTCGACTTCGCCGTGTACGTCCGCGGCGCGATGACACTGCAGGCGCTGCGCAACAGGGTAGGGGACGAATTGTTCTTCGACATCCTCCGGGAATGGACTGATGCCCATGCCGGCGGCAATGTTTCCAGCGCCGACTTCGTGCAACTGGCCCAGGACGTTTCCGGCCAGGACCTCGGGAGCTTCTTCCAGGACTGGCTGTTCACTGCCGCCAAGCCGGCCGGAACCGCGCCGCCCGTGCTGCGCGGCACAACCGCTCCTGCCAGCAGCCCGCCTGCCACAGCGCGGGTGCTGGAGCAACGGATTGAAGCGCGCCCTGGGCCTCGGTAGCGAAAACGTGCTGGCGCCGCTCAGGCAAACGGCGACAGTTCCACTCCGGCTTCCTCCAGGCCGGCACGGACGGCGGCGGCCATCTCCACCGCGCCCGGTGTGTCGCCGTGGATGCACAGGGAATCCGGGTCCACCCGGACCACGGTCCCGTCCACGGCCACCACCTCACCCTTGAGCGCCAGGCGGACTGCCCGCTCAACGATCGGCCCGATCTCGTGCAGCACGGCGCCTTCCTGGGAGCGCGGCACCAGCGTGCCGTCCGGCAGGTAGGCGCGGTCCACGAACGCCTCCCGGAATACGGGATGCCCGGCGTCCTGGGCCTGCTTCAACAATTCGGATCCTGGAAGCCCCAGGACAGGCATGCCCGGATCGTAGGCCTGGATGGCTGCCACGAGCGCGGAGGCCTGCTCGGCGTCATGGAATGCGCGGTTGTAGAGGGCGCCGTGCGGCTTGACGTAGTCCACCGAGGCGCCCACCGCGTGCGCCACGCCGTCCAGGGCCCCAAGCTGGTAGA contains these protein-coding regions:
- a CDS encoding M1 family aminopeptidase, with the translated sequence MSPATYRPAAFHRAGLFLCALVLSASLPAQLALPAAAAVPARAANADDGGFSPGAPGLGDPYYPLDGNGGYDVGHYLLELSYHPASGFLAGSATIRARATQDLSSFSLDLQGLTIRSIQVDHREATYRRSGAELTVTPQQGIRDGREFSTVVSYDGVPKPVIDQFGVSGFLRTDDGALIIGQPHVAATWFPANDHPLDKAGFTFKITVPDGLAVVANGVLRDEESENGKTTWTWHAAEPLATYLATASVGKFNLDRYRDGRIRYIDAIDPDLFAPAVIARTGHNFAWSDSRAGTYTRLTRTLTVPLGGAKLSFWLNRTIEFGRDFAVVEARTAGAQDWTTLREANGHTSAESGPGCQQLLAIHPFLGHYLTAGRNGSCSPRGTSGTWWAATGPSQGWEQWGFDLSKFAGKAVELSMTYVTDNVVALDGVSLDDVTVSTGEGTTSFEDDGNTTDGWSASGPPAGSPRNDAKWSADSSGPPSTGDRVQASFNRQPEIIRFLSDIFGPYPFSAAGGIVDDLKNLGFALENQTRPIYSRLFFTSPESGDSVVVHELAHQWVGDDMAVGRWQDIWLNEGFATYAEWLWSESEGRETPQQLFDFYAAAIPAQAPFWTVKIGDPGTAALFDFAVYVRGAMTLQALRNRVGDELFFDILREWTDAHAGGNVSSADFVQLAQDVSGQDLGSFFQDWLFTAAKPAGTAPPVLRGTTAPASSPPATARVLEQRIEARPGPR
- a CDS encoding 5-oxoprolinase subunit PxpA — its product is MDLNADLGESFGSWTMGDDAAMFELITSANVACGFHAGDPVTMLDSCRAAYELDVRVGAHVGYRDLAGFGRRSLDMSFDELFGDVLYQLGALDGVAHAVGASVDYVKPHGALYNRAFHDAEQASALVAAIQAYDPGMPVLGLPGSELLKQAQDAGHPVFREAFVDRAYLPDGTLVPRSQEGAVLHEIGPIVERAVRLALKGEVVAVDGTVVRVDPDSLCIHGDTPGAVEMAAAVRAGLEEAGVELSPFA